A segment of the Streptomyces sp. NBC_01235 genome:
TCGGCTGGGTCGCCGACTACCCCGACCCGGACACCTTCGCGGCCCCGCTCGTCGGCACCGGCTCCACCATGAACACCGGCTACAGCAGCAAGGCCGTCGACAACTACATCGCCGACAGCCGGCAGTTCGCCGACCGCAGCCGGGGCGCCGACGACTTCCGTGACCTCCAGCAGGTCATCGCCGAGGACGTGCCGGTCATTCCGCTGTGGCAGCGCAAGGAGTACGTCGTCACCAGCGCGGACGTCGGCGGCGGCCAGTACCTGGCGGACGGCAACGGCGTGTTCCGCCTCTGGAAGCTCGACTGGATCTGAGTCGTCCCCCTCCCGGTGTGCGGGCTCGATCCCGCGCGCCGGGCATGTGCTCAGCCGCAGACCTCCGGTCGAGTCGGGAGTTCCACCGTCACTGCCAGGCCTTCGCCCGGTGCCGTCCGTACGTTCACCTCGCCGCCGTGTGCCTGGACGACGCCCTGCACGATCGCCAGGCCCAGCCCGCTGCCCGCGCCGCCGCCGGCGCGGAAGAAGCGGTCGAAGACGCGCGCCGCGTCCTCCGCGCCCAGCCCCGGGCCCTTGTCCTCGACCGACAGCCGCACCACCCCGTCCACGCGCTCCGCCCCCAGCCGCACCGGCACGTCGGCGGGCGTGTGCGTGCGCACGTTGGCCACGAGGTTGCCCAGCACCTGTCGCAGCCCCGACTCGTCGGCCCGTACCAGCAGCGCCCCGTCGGCCTCGACCGTGACCGGCCGTCCGGGCTGCTGCGCCCGCAGGTCCTGCGCCGCGTCCCGCACCAGACGGCTCACGTCCACGTTGCGCAGCCGCAGTTCGGGCCGCTGGTCGAGGCGGGCCAGCGTGAGCAGCTCGTCGACGAGCCGGCCCATGCGGTCCACCTCGCCGTTCATCCGGTCCCAGGCCCGCCGCCGCTCGTCCGGCTCGACCAGCATCCCCTGGTCGTACAGCTGGAGGTAGCCGCGGATCGCGGAGAGCGGGGTGCGCAGCTCGTGCGAGGCGTCGGCGACGAAGCGGCGCAGCTGGGCCGCGCTGCGCTCGCGCGTGCGGTACGCCGTCTCCACCTGATGGAGCATGGAGTTCAGGGCGAGCCGCAGCTGTTCCACCTCCTGGGTGGGGTGGTGGCTGGAGGGCACCCGCCGGGTCAGGTCCCCCTCGGCTATCGCCGACGACGTCTCCACCATGTCCTCCAGCGGCCGCATCCGCCGTCGCACGCTGAACAGGGTCAGACAGGCGAGCAGGGCCAGCAGCAGCGTGCCGACGGCGAGATCGAGCTTCAGGGCTTTCGCTATGCCCTTGTGGAGGGCGTCCGTCGAGGTCGCCAGCAGGATGTACGTGCCGTCGGAGAGCCGGGTGGCCGTCACCCGGTAGGCGGCGTCGTGCACGGTCACGTCGTGCGGGTCGGCGTCCCGCGTGAGCGCGCCCGGGTCGGCCACGGCGTCCGCGAGGCCGAGCTGGGCCTCGGTCGGCTTGATGCCGAAGAGGGGCAGGGCCTTGCCCTTGCCGTCCACGGCGGTGAAGACGGAGTCCGGCGCGGGCCGGTCGTCCGCGTAATCGGGCAGCAGCCGGTCGCGGACGAAGCCGAGGACGCTCAGCGAGTCGATCTGCCGCATGGTGAGCTGCGAACTCCCCAGGGACGACCGCGTCTTGGTCAGTTCGGAGTCGACCTGGTCCAGGAGGTAGTGCCGCATCGCCATGAGGCTGATGGCGGTGGCGGCGACGATGCCGAGCGCGAGCAGCCCCACGTTCGCCGCCGTCAGCTTGCCCCGCAGGGAGTGGATGCCGTGCCGGTGCACCCGCCTCATGCCAGCCCGTATCCCACGCCCCGCCGGGTGGTGATCACCGGTGGTCCCAGGCTGTCCAGCTTGCGCCGCAGATAGCTGATGTAGGTCTCGACGACCGTCGACTCCGGCGGGGTGTGCTCGTACTGCCAGACGTGCCGCAGAAGTTGCTCCTTGGGGACGATCCGGCCGCCGTTGCGGACCAGGAACCGCAGCAGCGCGTACTCGGTGGGGGTGAGCTCGACCGAGCGCCCCGCGCGGTGCACGCTGTACGTCGTCTCGTCCAGCTCCAGATCGCCGTAGCGCAGCGGCGGCCGCTGCGGCAGGACGTCGGCCGGCCGGGTGCGCCGCAGGACCGCCGTGATGCGGGCGATCACCACGTCGATGTCGAACGGCTTGGTGATGTAGTCGTCGCCGAAGCCGAGGGCGCCGACGATCTCCGCCGGCGCGTCCCGCGCGGTGAGGAACACCAGCGCCAGGTCCGGCCTGCGGGCGCGCAGCTCACGCCCCAGCGCCCGGCCGTCGCCGTCCGGCAGCATCACGTCCAGCAGGGCCACGTCCGGCCGGGTGCGGTCGGCGAGGGCGAGGGCCTCGCGGACGGTGCCCGCCGTCATGACCTCGAAGCGGTGGTAGCGCAGGGCGATGGCGAGGACGTCCGCGATGCTCGGTTCGTCCTCCACGACCAGCACGGTGCCGGAAGCCGTCGTCATGCCCCCAGTATCGACGGGCCCACCGACAATCCGGGCCGGTTCGCGCTTTGGAGTTCCTTGAGAGTCATGGCCATTGCATGTCCCCCGCGTGCGGCGCCGCCAATCCTGTTGCCCAGGACCTGGGGGGACCAACCGACTCTGAGTGAGGAGCTCGAATCGTGGCGGCATTGGCACGCTGGTGCTACCGGCATCGGCTGGTGGTCCTGTTGCTGTGGGTGGGGGCGCTGTTCGGCCTGGGATTCTCGGCCTCGACGGCGGGCACGGACTACGCAAACGTCTTCTCCCTCCCCGACACGGACTCCAAGAAGGCGTACGACCTTATGGAGAAGGCGTTCCCCGCGCGCGCGGGCGACACCGACACGGTCGTGTGGAAGGTCGACGACGGCTCGGTACGGGACCAGGACGTACGCTCCCGGATCCAGCCCGCGCTCGACGAGATGGCGAAGATGAAGGGCGTCGGCGAGGTCACGAGCCCCTACGCGGGCGGGGCGGGCCAGGTCAGCCGCGACGGGCGGATCGCCTACGCCCAGATCACCTTCACCGAGCAGGCGAACGCGGTCCCCAAGGAACTCGTCCAGGACGTGTCCGACACCGCCCAGGGCGCCGAACAGCGCGGCCTGGAGGTCGAGTTGGGCGGCCAGGCCATCCAGCGGGTGCAGGAACCGCCCACCGGCCTCGCCGAGATGGTCGGCCTCGCGGCGGCCGCGGTGGTCCTGTTCCTGGCCTTCGGCTCCCTCTTCGCGATGCTGCTGCCGCTCGCCGTGGCGATCTTCGGCGTCGGCATGGGCCTGTTCTCGACCCAGCTGCTGAGCCATGTCACCGACATCCCGGACCTGGCCCCGCTGCTCTCCTCCCTGATCGGCCTCGGCGTCGGCATCGACTACGCCCTGTTCATCGTCACCCGGCACCGCAAGGGCGTTCTGCGCGGCATGGACCCGGAGGAGTCGACGGTCACCGCCCTCAACACCTCCGGCCGGGCCGTGCTGTTCGCGGGCGGCACGGTGTGCATCGCGCTCGCCGGCATGCTGGTGACGAACCTGCGCTTCCTGGACGGCGTCGTCATCGGCACCTCCGTGACGGTGGTCCTGAGCGTCCTCGCCGCCACGACCCTGCTGCCCGCGCTGCTCGGCTTCCTCGGCGTGCGCGTGCTGAGCCGGCGGCAGCGCAAGCGGCTGGCCGCGACCGGCCCGGAGCCGGAGAAGGCGAGCGGCCCCGCGGCCCGCTGGTCGGAGAACGTGCAGCGCCGTCCCCGCAGGATCGCCGCGCTCGCGCTCGTCGTCATGGCCGTCCTCGCCCTCCCCGTGCTGTCGCTGCGCCTCGGCGCCACCGACCAGGGCAACGACGACGCCTCGACGACCACCAGGAAGGCCTACGACCTGCTCGCCGAGGGCTTCGGGCCGGGCTTCAACGGCCCCCTCCAGGTGGTCATGGACGGCGGCGACGCCACCGCGCTCGTCAAGGGCATCGAGGACACCCCCGGCGTCGCCCAGGTGGCCGCGCTGCCGCCCGCGCAGGGCGTCACGGTCATCCAGGTGGTCCCCACGACCTCCCCGCAGTCCGAGCAGACGGACACGCTGATCGACCGCCTGCGCGACGACGTCGTCCCGCAGGCCGGGGCGAAGGCGCACGTGGGCGGCGTCACGGCCGTCTCCAAGGACTTCGCCACGGTCACCGGCGACCGCCTGCCCCTGTTCATCGCCACCATCATCGGCCTGGGCTTCCTGCTCCTCATGGTCGCCTTCCGCTCCCTGGTGGTGCCGCTGACGGCCGGCGTGATGAACCTGATCGCGGCGGCGGCCTCCTTCGGCGTCCTCGTCGCCGTCTTCCAGTGGGGCTGGGGCCTGGAGCTGCTCGGGCTCGGCAAGGAGGGCCCGATCAACGCCTTCCTGCCGGTCATCATGCTGTCGCTGCTCTTCGGCCTGTCGATGGACTACCAGGTGTTCCTGGTCAGCCGGATGCACGAGGAGTGGGTGCACACGAAGGACAACGCGCGCGCCGTGCGCGTCGGCCTCGCGGAGACCAGCCGGGTCATCAACTCCGCGGCCCTGATCATGGTGTGCGTGTTCCTCGCGTTCGTCCTGAGCGGCGACTCGGGCGCGGCGATGGCGGGCGTCGGCCTCGCGGCGGCGGTCGCGCTGGACGCGTTCATCCTGCGCACGGCCCTCGTACCGGCCGCGATGCACCTTCTGGGCAACTCCAACTGGTGGCTGCCGGCGGGGCTGGAGAAGCGGCTGCCGCATCTGGCCGTCGAACCGAAGGAGGACGCACAGGAGATGACCACCGCGAACGGCAACGGTCCCGCCTCGGCCGTCCACGGCTTCGTACGGGACACGGCCGGCGACCCGGTCGAGGACGCCACGGTGACGCTCCTGACGAAGGGCGGACGCCAACTGGACCGCGTCACCTCCCTCGCCGACGGCTCCTACATCCTCTCGGCCCCGGCCCCGGGAACGTACCTCCTGGCGACGACGGCACCGTCCTACTCCTCCCGCGCCCGCCAGGTCACGATCGCGACGGACCCGCTGGTGTTCGACGTGGAGATCGCCGAGGGCGAGATGGACGTGGACGCGCCCAGGTGATCTGACGACCACCTGACGACCTACTCGGCGCTCTCGTCCTGCGGACCCGGCGAACTCTTCTTCCGGCCCTTCTTCGCCGGGTCCGGCAGGGCGTTGGTCATGCCGGGCAGGAAGTCCGTGAACAGGTCGTGCACCTCCAGGACGAGCGGCCGCAGCACCCGGAACCGGGCCAGCGCCACACCCCGCGCGGTGAGGCGCGCCCCCCGCCCGGCCAGCCGGTAGCTGCGCTCGCGCCCCTCCGTACGGTCGTAGATCCAGTACATGACGAGGCCCATCTGGGAGAGCCACATCAACTCGGGCAGCACCTCCCGCAGTTCCTCCGGCACCTTCGCCTTCGAGCCCGCGAGCACCTCCTTGTGGACGGCGATGGCCTCCACGCGCGCGTGCTCCGACTCGGCGGAGAAGGGGCTGAGCGGACTGTCCGGGTCGGCGGCGGTCTTGAAGAACTGCACCGCGAACTCGTGGTACGGCGTGGCGACGTCCAGCCAGGTCCGCAGCACGCCCGCCAGCCGCGCCTCCAGGCTGGTCTCCCGCGCCAGGATGCCCCGGACCGCCTCCCGGTGCTCGGCCGCGAGCCGGTCGTAGAAGCCCTGGATCAGGTGCTCCTTGCCCGCGAAGTAGTAGTACGCGTTGCCGACCGAGACCCCGGCCTCCTTGGCGATGGCCCGCATCGTCGTCTTGTCGTAGCCGCGCTCCTGGAACAGCCGCATCGCCGTCTCCAGGATCAGCGCACGGGTCTGCTCGGACTTGGACGTCGGAGCGGCCTCACGAGACTCGGTCGCGGGAGCGGCCTCGTGGGGATCGGTCGGGGAAGCGGCCTCGGCGGGACCGTCGTTGTTCGCGGGCACGGACAGGAGCCTAGCCAGTGGAGCAGGCGCCGTCGGCACAGGTGGGCGGGTTGTAGGCCCAGCCCTGATGCGGGTCGTACGACCATCCGTCGCCACGGCGGTAGACGCCCCCGCCCCAACCCGTGCCCTGCTCGTGCCCGTGGCGCCACTTGGCGGCGGCGAGCACGGCGGCCCGCGCGAGCTTCGCCCCGGCGGGAGTGCTCAGCCGGTGGGCGAGCGGGCGGTGCTCGCGCAGCGCCCACAGGGTGACGATCCAGGCGGCGGCGCCCCGGTAGACCTGCCCGGCGTCACCGACGACGGTGATCTCGTCGAGGGTGGCGCGGTGGTCGAGGGTGGGGAAGCGGGCGGCCGCCTCCGCCGACCCCGCCGGGACGAACTCGAGCGGCACCAGCTGCGTCTGCCCCCGCAGCCAGTCGCGCAGGAAGCCGCACAGGGAGCACTCGGCGTCGTAAAGGACGGTGAGCCGGCGAACCGGGACGCGCAGCACGTCCCGGCCGACGGCGGCCTGCGTGGCCTGCGTGGCCTGCGTGGCCTTTTCTGCCCCTTGGCCGGCCATGGTGCTCAGGCCCCGGCCGAGGGTGCGGCGGGCGCGGCCCAGCCCTGCGGGGCGACCGGCGGGAGCTGCTCCCGCTCCATGATCCCGCGCCGCCGGATCCGGTTGAGCACGTACACGTTGGCCAGGTGCATCGCGCCGAGCACCAGCAGCACCACGCCCAGCTTGGTCGACAGGGCCTCGAAGATGCCGCGCGTGTCCTCGATGGTGTCGTCGCCGCTGAGGTAGAGGGCGACGAAGCCGAGGTTGACGAGGTAGAAGCCGACCACCAGAAGGTGGTTGACGGCGTCGGCGAGCTTCTCGTTCCCCTGGAGCACGTCGGCGAGGAAGACCCGCCCGTTCCGGCTGAGCGTCCTGGCCACCCAGACGGTCAGCCCGATGCTGACGACCAGGTAGATGACGTAGGCGATGACCGTACGATCCATGTTCCCCACCTTTGTTGAACGCGTTCAAAACGCTGTCAGGGGTGACTGTAGCCCTGTTTTTGAACACGTTCAACCGGGATGGCGGGCGGACGGACGGGAGGGCTCGACCAGGGGGTCACTCGGCCGGAGGAGAGGCCGCGAAGTACGGAAGCTGCCGGCTCGCAGTCCTCGTCGGCCACCGATGTCTCAGCAACTCTTCGCGGACTCGCGAACAATCGACTCAGGGTGAGCGTCTGGGATGCCAACCCGCACATCCCTCCGCCCTTCGACAAGCGGTCCGCTCCCCTCCTGCCTGCCCCGCCGGAGGCGGACAGCGGGCGCGGGCTGTTCCTCGTCTGCCACTACGCCGAGACGTGGGGTGGCTATCCGCTCGGCGGCGACCTGTTCGGGCAGGGCGGCAAGCTGCTGTGGTGCGAGGTAGGCCCCTCGGCCAGCACCAGTAGGGTGCGGGTCGCCGCGTGATCGGATGGGGCTACGAGGGTTGAGCGGGGCGTGGATCTGTGAAGGATGGCCCTATGTGGATCGAGCTGATCTCCTCGCTCTCGGCGGATGTGGACCTTGCCACCCCCGGCTGTGAGCAGGAAATGCGGGCGGCTGAAGTCGTGTTGGGGCATCCTCTGCCTGCCGCGCTCAAGGAATTCTGGCGGGTTGTGGACGGCGCTCGCGACAAGTACGGGGCCGGCATCGTGGGCTCGGTCGGTGAAGTCGTGGACCGGAACCTCGAGTTCAGGAGCTCGGCCGACTTCCGGGGCCTCTACATGCCGTTCGATCCGCTGTTGCTGTTCGGGGAGAGCAGTGGCGGTGATCTGTTCGCCTTCGTCGTCAAGCCCGAGCGCCCGGACATCTTCGTCTGGGACCACGAGAGCGACAGCCGTCGCTGGGTGGCGAACAGCCTGGAGGACTACCTTCGGCGTCGGCTCGGCAGCGGTGATCCGGAGTGGTACGCCTCGTGGTGAGCCCGGCTCACTCGCTCGCCTTCGACCGGCCGACCGCGAGGATCTCGGCCACATCGAGGGTGACCTTCGCGCCGAGCGAGTCCGGGAGTGTGACCAACTCGCCGGGTGCGTAGGGACGGTGGTTCTCGTACTTGACCTCGTTGGGGTCGGTGAGCACGTGCAGACGTTGGTGTTTGCGGTCGACGATGACGTAGACCGGGACCTTGGCCTCGGCGTAGGCGGCGACCTTGGTGCGTAGGTCCGTCCGGTAGTTGCTGGAGGTGACCTCCAGGACGAGACGGAAGCAGATGGGCTCGTAGGCGTTGTTCTCGACGCAGTGGTCCCTGTAGTCGGCGTCGACCAGGGAGAGATCGGGGATCGCGTAGTCCTCGACGCCGGAG
Coding sequences within it:
- a CDS encoding MMPL family transporter, which codes for MARWCYRHRLVVLLLWVGALFGLGFSASTAGTDYANVFSLPDTDSKKAYDLMEKAFPARAGDTDTVVWKVDDGSVRDQDVRSRIQPALDEMAKMKGVGEVTSPYAGGAGQVSRDGRIAYAQITFTEQANAVPKELVQDVSDTAQGAEQRGLEVELGGQAIQRVQEPPTGLAEMVGLAAAAVVLFLAFGSLFAMLLPLAVAIFGVGMGLFSTQLLSHVTDIPDLAPLLSSLIGLGVGIDYALFIVTRHRKGVLRGMDPEESTVTALNTSGRAVLFAGGTVCIALAGMLVTNLRFLDGVVIGTSVTVVLSVLAATTLLPALLGFLGVRVLSRRQRKRLAATGPEPEKASGPAARWSENVQRRPRRIAALALVVMAVLALPVLSLRLGATDQGNDDASTTTRKAYDLLAEGFGPGFNGPLQVVMDGGDATALVKGIEDTPGVAQVAALPPAQGVTVIQVVPTTSPQSEQTDTLIDRLRDDVVPQAGAKAHVGGVTAVSKDFATVTGDRLPLFIATIIGLGFLLLMVAFRSLVVPLTAGVMNLIAAAASFGVLVAVFQWGWGLELLGLGKEGPINAFLPVIMLSLLFGLSMDYQVFLVSRMHEEWVHTKDNARAVRVGLAETSRVINSAALIMVCVFLAFVLSGDSGAAMAGVGLAAAVALDAFILRTALVPAAMHLLGNSNWWLPAGLEKRLPHLAVEPKEDAQEMTTANGNGPASAVHGFVRDTAGDPVEDATVTLLTKGGRQLDRVTSLADGSYILSAPAPGTYLLATTAPSYSSRARQVTIATDPLVFDVEIAEGEMDVDAPR
- a CDS encoding sensor histidine kinase gives rise to the protein MRRVHRHGIHSLRGKLTAANVGLLALGIVAATAISLMAMRHYLLDQVDSELTKTRSSLGSSQLTMRQIDSLSVLGFVRDRLLPDYADDRPAPDSVFTAVDGKGKALPLFGIKPTEAQLGLADAVADPGALTRDADPHDVTVHDAAYRVTATRLSDGTYILLATSTDALHKGIAKALKLDLAVGTLLLALLACLTLFSVRRRMRPLEDMVETSSAIAEGDLTRRVPSSHHPTQEVEQLRLALNSMLHQVETAYRTRERSAAQLRRFVADASHELRTPLSAIRGYLQLYDQGMLVEPDERRRAWDRMNGEVDRMGRLVDELLTLARLDQRPELRLRNVDVSRLVRDAAQDLRAQQPGRPVTVEADGALLVRADESGLRQVLGNLVANVRTHTPADVPVRLGAERVDGVVRLSVEDKGPGLGAEDAARVFDRFFRAGGGAGSGLGLAIVQGVVQAHGGEVNVRTAPGEGLAVTVELPTRPEVCG
- a CDS encoding response regulator transcription factor — translated: MTTASGTVLVVEDEPSIADVLAIALRYHRFEVMTAGTVREALALADRTRPDVALLDVMLPDGDGRALGRELRARRPDLALVFLTARDAPAEIVGALGFGDDYITKPFDIDVVIARITAVLRRTRPADVLPQRPPLRYGDLELDETTYSVHRAGRSVELTPTEYALLRFLVRNGGRIVPKEQLLRHVWQYEHTPPESTVVETYISYLRRKLDSLGPPVITTRRGVGYGLA
- a CDS encoding TetR/AcrR family transcriptional regulator; the protein is MPANNDGPAEAASPTDPHEAAPATESREAAPTSKSEQTRALILETAMRLFQERGYDKTTMRAIAKEAGVSVGNAYYYFAGKEHLIQGFYDRLAAEHREAVRGILARETSLEARLAGVLRTWLDVATPYHEFAVQFFKTAADPDSPLSPFSAESEHARVEAIAVHKEVLAGSKAKVPEELREVLPELMWLSQMGLVMYWIYDRTEGRERSYRLAGRGARLTARGVALARFRVLRPLVLEVHDLFTDFLPGMTNALPDPAKKGRKKSSPGPQDESAE
- a CDS encoding SMI1/KNR4 family protein → MWIELISSLSADVDLATPGCEQEMRAAEVVLGHPLPAALKEFWRVVDGARDKYGAGIVGSVGEVVDRNLEFRSSADFRGLYMPFDPLLLFGESSGGDLFAFVVKPERPDIFVWDHESDSRRWVANSLEDYLRRRLGSGDPEWYASW
- a CDS encoding Uma2 family endonuclease; this encodes MSAAAVERPHGDRPLTSEAIRLMERNPGYRVEIIGGQILASPPPDGPHGDVLTDLMAPFMAAGLHGVESRLIQGIGLWLPSGVEDYAIPDLSLVDADYRDHCVENNAYEPICFRLVLEVTSSNYRTDLRTKVAAYAEAKVPVYVIVDRKHQRLHVLTDPNEVKYENHRPYAPGELVTLPDSLGAKVTLDVAEILAVGRSKASE
- a CDS encoding thiol-disulfide oxidoreductase DCC family protein yields the protein MAGQGAEKATQATQATQAAVGRDVLRVPVRRLTVLYDAECSLCGFLRDWLRGQTQLVPLEFVPAGSAEAAARFPTLDHRATLDEITVVGDAGQVYRGAAAWIVTLWALREHRPLAHRLSTPAGAKLARAAVLAAAKWRHGHEQGTGWGGGVYRRGDGWSYDPHQGWAYNPPTCADGACSTG